gcttccaaTGTTGACtcgtgtcgcgttatgattggcttctgatgtccacacgtgtcgcgctgtgattggcctcctggttggagggaaactcttctggatccttgacggtataacgttgaccggttctcggtagtttcgggattggtcaagtatggtacaaacaaactttaatgaaaagcacccggtactgttcactttaacgaaaaaccacatttatgcactaaaaagtcaatcctgatactattcactttaccctttattttgtccttatctttaaaactcaaaattttcataccattttcattagtttttctattaGTCATAAAACAGAAGTATCATAGAGGACTTCGgtttatagattgttgaattatgGGAGACAGACGCctaccgaactacaagcacaaaagTAGAGacgaaattctatctttaggatattgcatttatgcaagtcTCAACCTTCAAATTTGTTagtatttcttattttgtttgttgtttACATTGATTTTATACACACTTACTGCTATAGGATATTTAGTTTGTggtttttatgattattattattagaattCTTATTAGaatttatattgttatttttatattttctaatattgctctaACAAATTCCACGATTGAAAGATTTATATACAAGATTATGCAAACTAAGCATGATGATATGACTTAGGACTAGGATCATCTCTGGATTCTTCTCTGTGGATCTCGAAATCAATTCATCATAACCGTTCACCACAAATCCTGCaatcagaccctgcgtaaagcgggagcattgtgcactgggtacgacctttttattaGTTTGCACGCACAAGTTACAATCCcgtttctctctctttcatcCCTCTGGTGGCCTTCCCCGTTCACCACACACCTGAAATACCTCTAATATCGCCTCCAGCATGAACTTCGCCGGATCGACATATGGGATTCCTTAATAGGAGAGAAAACTTAGGACATTTTttcctaaaatattaaaaaggaaTGGAAAGAGTGTTCGAGAGATGTTGAAAGAAATGGGTGGAAGAAACAGAAGAGAGTTTTTCCCTTCTTTGTACGGCTATCATTTGACAATGTTGGCTGTAAAAACCTCATTCCTCATCCTCTCAAATCATTCATTCAGAGAAGGTGAATCATTCAAAGAGAATCCAAACAAAGCCCCACTTAGAGATAAAagtgagagagtttgagagaaaaCAAAGCCTCACTTGTACTTGAGGGAGAAATTCTCTCGAGAGAAAACCAAGAGTGTATCCACATTTTTGTGAGActgttttatattcttattattttaagAGAACTTTAAAGAAACACTCGCgactgtttactttaatgaaaaactacatttttactctaaaaagtcaatcatgatactattcacttacaacacctttttattatttttgttaaaactcaaagtttttaagtcatttgcattagttttcctttattttaataGTGGAAGATATTGTACTTTTTGTTAGCCCATTTTAGTGGAAGATAttgtacctaacgaaaactggcCGCACGAGAACAGATAGGATGTGAGGATTCCTAGATCATCACAAAGATGATCCGGAGAAGATCCTCATCCCATTTTAATAACGCGAGTGGGAAAAGTTAAATCCTGGGACCACCAAGATTTTATCTTGGGAATCCGGATCCTtgccggattctctttgtgagaatccTGGAAATCATTGTAATCATATCTGTTCATCATAAATCGTgcagttagaaattattttaaatatttttatttaaaattaaatacaaatagtatctgacaaaaatacaatatacgatgaacggacacaatTTACGAATCTTCAAGATCCTTACCAAAAGGATTCGGAGAGGATGCTGTTGGTTATCTTGGCTCCTATTAATTGTCATCTTTCccgacacaaaaacaactcaatCCAAATTTGACATGAAAGCCAATAGAAACTTTAAAAATGCaccacttaaaaaaaaagcatataaATTTCAAGAATCTACCATATGAGTGAACACAACGCCCTTCCTACCTAGTAAAATAATCAATAAGAACAGTAAGCAAGCATTCAATTCAACCAAGACAAAAGGTAATTTCATCGAAGTCTTGTAATAATATTTACTTTCACTAATCACCAAGACATCCCACACTAACCATTAGGACATCCCACCACAACAACAAAATCTCATCTTGAAAACCCATCTTCCATTACATACTTTCCCCACTAGAACTACAATCACAAGCTAGCTCTTGTACCCATCTTAGATTACAAACTTTCGCCCACTAGAATTATAATCACAAGTTAACTCTTGTTTTGGTGCTATGTTCTTCTTGGAGAATAACACCATGTGTGGCATTCTCAAGTCGTCGTGATCATAGAGGATAGCTTGGCAAAATAGATTAGGACAGCTACTATGATTGACAAATCTTCCAACGTTCCCATGTTCCGCGGAACGAATAGCTAAGTCGTCATTATCTTGAACTATTTCTCCTGCATACTCGCATATAAAACTTCCCTCTTGAATAAATGAGTGTGATCTAACACCCCATCCTTTTGATTTAGTCCTGAAGACTTCAAGTCTAAAACGAATGCCATGTTGACTCACTCTGTTTTTGCAAGAAGAAGGGCACTTACACAAAGGACCACATTCATACACAAGGGCATTCTTGTTCGTTCGATGTCCATTGTTATCATACGGCAAAACTCCTCCGTTCTTCATTACACAAGAACATGGTTCAGATGCGGAGCATCCATCAAGGCAATGACAACCCCTTAGTGTGACCGCCTTGAAGAAATTTGGATAAATGATATTGCATGTGTAATTGAAAAATGGAGTACTCTCATCATCTATTTCATTGACCATACGAACAGGCATCCTCTCTTTCCCTTCAGAGATATCATTTTTATAAACACCACCCTTTGAAACTATTGGCCTCTTCGACTTGTCCAAAATTTTTCCCAATGTGAGTCGTGGTTGCCCCGAATACCTTCTCAATGAGAACTTAAAGACCATTTTACCAAATTTTTCTCTATCTTGCCAAAATTCAACCACTTTGTAGAGACCATCATAAACATACGTCGTGGAAGATCTGCTATTAGTACCCACCTCTAAACGTTTATGAATTACCCTTACAGGAGTTCCTTCTTCAATGCTATTCTTTAGTGCAAGGTTTCCACGCTCAAGTTTTTGATCCTTTGGTTCTTCACCCTTGATCATCGAATTTCCACCTTCACCTGAATATATCAAGATATCAGAAGACTCTACATGGTTACCATAACGCCCTGAATCCACAATGCTTGTGGCCACACTTTTCCCATCCTTCGTCATGTAATCAATACCATTTTGATAAGGATGATGAAGGCCAACAATAACTAGTTGAGCCCTGTATTGAAACTCATCACCAACTTCAACTCCTGGAATGGGTCCTAATTGTTTCCTTGTGTTAACACACTTTCCTTGCTCTTTATGACGCATTACGACTTCCATATGAATCTTACAACCAACATTTTTGTCGGACTTTTTAGCATATTCTTGCGAAAGCTCAGTAAATAGCTCTTGATATGCACCCAAAGCCTCCTTCACCTTGCAACGCCAGGCTACATGTACGTCATCCACGCCATGATTAATAACATCCTTCTTGAGCTTAGCATCCTTGGCCAATAAAGACGAGCACCTATCATTTGCATGTTTATTGCAATCACCACCTATTGCTGATTTGCACTCAGGAATAACATTAGCATCTGGACAATTGATTCTCAAAGAAGAAGACACCACCCTTCCACAACCTTGGGGAAAATCCCGCTCAACAGGAATACTTCTCAACATATTCCGAGGTGAGAGGCAATTGTCCATTGGTATGTTCATAACACTAGAGGACTTAGAAAATAGCCCATACACCTTATCATTCTTCTCCGTATGGCCAACAATATTTGATGATTGGTCTATGATGCCACGATCTTCAGACTTGCTTGGTAGCACCCGAGCATCAAATAACCCACATCCTATCGGGAATTCTCGAACAGCATCAACTCTTGGCCTCTTTATGGTGTAAGGAAAGCGATCGACTTTCCTTTCCCCGGTTGTTTCCAGTGTAGACATACTGAGTACCAACCTCTGTACCAAAAGATTTCCAAGAAAACCTATACACAACGTATAAAGTAGGAGCCGACCATATATTAACCAGATACAACAGCCATGGTAATTTATCTCATGTGCAAGAGATAGAGAATAATACTTAATCAACACAATATGCATAATGTTTACTTCATATTCTAAATtagataaaaataataaatatagacAAAGAATGCTGATTAATCTAAACACAACAATACTAAATTGGTACTGGCACAAGCGttatttagttaaaaaaaaaaattacagaaaatatgaaaaatatttgataatatcaagaaccaaaagaaaaaaaagaaaaaaaaaatctcaagaacCAAAATACCCCTGTAAAAAAAAGACCCAAATTAACCATCGGTTGGATTTCTTAAAATTCAAAccgaattaaagaaaaaaataacactgattttggttgaaaaaaatcaaacagATTTGTATAAAATGGGGAATAAAGTAAGTGTTTGAATGCGAGTAAACGGTTTattatacaaattaaaaaaaaaaatctgagatAAACTTTGAAGAATGCAATTAATCACAAACGTTTCTTTTATTAGCAATCATCACAAACGCCGgcagaaaaatgaaaactaaaggaCACATTTCTCACCGCAACATAtaaattgagagaaaaaaagaagaaattaatggAACAAATATAAGTTGGAAAGAGCACAAAGCAAGAAATTATGAAGAGAAAATACCTGGAAGGCAGTGGAAGAGCAGAAGAAGTAGGATTGCAGTGGCACCACCCACCCTCTCTCGCTCGCCGATTCCTATTCGGTTTAGTGTGCTCTGATAAGCCCAGAAATCTCAACACTCAGACAGAGGGAGATAGAAAGGCATCCTACTGTACCGTACCGTATCGAATCatcatttattaattttactTGCCCTCCCACACCAGTCGCCGGGTTCGTGACTTAagattggtttggtattgcagttctttgaaaaaaaactgctaggagaataagcggttgtgttgtgagaataaacggttgtgaaataaatcagcagagtgtttagtaaacttttttgtaaaagtgcttttggaaaataaaagcagtctgatagtggatcttttcattaaaggagcactgtagctccatgtgctttgaaaaaaaaaccagttttccaaagctgcaaatagcagcttcagctttttcctttgatttcagcttattctcacaacagcttccaaaataagccatttttttcagtttaccaaacatctaaaaccctcacagtcttttttcatgggtgcttttttttaagcacctcactcccaaaccaccccttagacTTCTCAGATTTTATATGATGCTTCGGCACTCTCGGCTATAAACATgtttccatttttatttttttttgcacaaaCAATATTACCTACACTAATCGGGTCAAGAAATGAACTAAGTTTTATAATGgactagtaataatatggtcCAAATTCGttttttggcgagaatcgaatctaagacgtTTCACTCACAAGTGGAGATGAATATcgctaaaccgtagtactaagtggcatgttttgaaatttttaacAGTTAGATACTTGTTTaaattttctaaattaaaaCTTAACTATTAAAATGATTTTCATACTACGTATCATTTAATATTACATGTGTTTTAACTGGTATATTTGATTTTCACAAATGTTTAGATTTTCTATTTTAATATCAGCTATCATTTTTCGTATCATTCAATActaagaagtttttttttttttaaaaatcaataaaacttTTGGAGTATCTCATATTTAGGGCTGGTTACAAAAAAACTGAACCGATAATTTCCATGAAGGCAAAAAATAATCTAAACCGAACCCATTTTATCGGTTTACTGAAAATCgagaaaacttaaaaaaattcattatttGATCGAGTCATGTTAACCAATTTTTGCATG
This region of Malus domestica chromosome 07, GDT2T_hap1 genomic DNA includes:
- the LOC103439677 gene encoding histone-lysine N-methyltransferase, H3 lysine-9 specific SUVH5-like, with the protein product MSTLETTGERKVDRFPYTIKRPRVDAVREFPIGCGLFDARVLPSKSEDRGIIDQSSNIVGHTEKNDKVYGLFSKSSSVMNIPMDNCLSPRNMLRSIPVERDFPQGCGRVVSSSLRINCPDANVIPECKSAIGGDCNKHANDRCSSLLAKDAKLKKDVINHGVDDVHVAWRCKVKEALGAYQELFTELSQEYAKKSDKNVGCKIHMEVVMRHKEQGKCVNTRKQLGPIPGVEVGDEFQYRAQLVIVGLHHPYQNGIDYMTKDGKSVATSIVDSGRYGNHVESSDILIYSGEGGNSMIKGEEPKDQKLERGNLALKNSIEEGTPVRVIHKRLEVGTNSRSSTTYVYDGLYKVVEFWQDREKFGKMVFKFSLRRYSGQPRLTLGKILDKSKRPIVSKGGVYKNDISEGKERMPVRMVNEIDDESTPFFNYTCNIIYPNFFKAVTLRGCHCLDGCSASEPCSCVMKNGGVLPYDNNGHRTNKNALVYECGPLCKCPSSCKNRVSQHGIRFRLEVFRTKSKGWGVRSHSFIQEGSFICEYAGEIVQDNDDLAIRSAEHGNVGRFVNHSSCPNLFCQAILYDHDDLRMPHMVLFSKKNIAPKQELTCDYNSSGRKFVI